One genomic segment of Erythrolamprus reginae isolate rEryReg1 chromosome 2, rEryReg1.hap1, whole genome shotgun sequence includes these proteins:
- the SPAG8 gene encoding sperm-associated antigen 8, translating into MEPDRASLPNCGEAAAPTNAEEPRGSPAETAPSAAERPPEPEAQPEAADTYPVELPPCHGVPGPYLGELPAADLQPPPPRLLEPAREPPARGQCLLHNWLEERATNALDRVPRAEYGTEGFFHRHGHPALLTLDCRAAMPTATTTKDSFPPPVQTALPLRGKREAMMEHLLYQKHSRSLLGGGPYPPPEPMESLSITHRDYKQGGPPAGPLPPTQPHDYRLEQPQTFWLEHVQQVPGTSSIRTGDALFRKCTGFTTPVSERLDQPLLDAPGGGPKL; encoded by the exons ATGGAGCCGGACAG AGCCTCGCTGCCGAACTGCGGAGAGGCCGCCGCCCCGACCAACGCGGAGGAGCCCCGCGGGAGCCCGGCGGAGACGGCACCGAGTGCTGCGGAGAGGCCGCCGGAGCCCGAGGCCCAGCCGGAGGCCGCAGACACGTACCCGGTGGAGCTGCCGCCCTGCCATGGCGTGCCCGGGCCCTACCTGGGGGAGCTGCCGGCCGCCGacctgcagccgccgccgccccgCCTCCTGGAGCCGGCGAGGGAGCCGCCCGCCCGCGGCCAGTGCCTGCTGCACAACTGGCTGGAAGAG AGAGCCACTAACGCGCTGGACCGGGTGCCGCGAGCCGAGTACGGCACGGAGGGCTTCTTCCACCGCCACGGGCACCCAGCCCTCCTCACCCTCGACTGCCGGGCCGCCATGcccaccgccaccaccaccaagGACTCCTTCCCGCCGCCCGTCCAGACGGCGCTCCCCCTGCGAG GGAAGCGCGAGGCCATGATGGAGCACCTCCTGTACCAGAAACACAG CCGGAGCCTCCTTGGGGGCGGCCCCTACCCTCCGCCTGAGCCCATGGAGTCCCTCTCCATCACACACCGGGACTACAAGCAGGGGGGGCCCCCTGCTGGGCCCCTGCCCCCTACACAG CCCCACGACTACCGGCTGGAGCAGCCACAGACCTTCTGGCTGGAACACGTCCAGCAGGTGCCG ggcACCTCCAGCATCCGAACGGGCGACGCCCTTTTCAGGAAGTGCACGGGGTTCACCACCCCTGTCTCGGAACGCCTGGACCAGCCTTTGCTCGACGCCCCAGGAGGAGGCCCCAAGCTCTGA
- the NPR2 gene encoding atrial natriuretic peptide receptor 2 isoform X2, which yields MAPPAPPLLPLLLLAASTTLAPGAASERAENGSAAAASLPSVLTVAMVLPRDNPSYPWALPRVGPAVDLALEALAPALRAAGLAVRKVAATSELNGACSESVAPLKAVDLKLYHDPDVLLGPGCVYPAAAVGRFAAHWNLPLLTAGAVAADFSHKQQHFSTMVRVGPSAPKLGAFVARLHGHFNWSSRAALLYVDRKSDDRPFYFTIEGVYEELRRASLLVGYHIYAPRDNGSAAGDEAGGPDAAVQFIRANGRVIYICGPLEMLHQVMGRAQSEGLTQGDHVFFYLDVFGESLQGEGPQGAARPWRSKEGQPDSGTLREAFQTVLVITYHEPQTPEYRDFQDQVILRARQEYQVELSDSLKNLVAGCFHDGLLLYALALNETLREGDTKLNNSRILEKMRGRRFQGVTGTVSMDQNNDRDTDFDLWAMTEGESGEYQVVGHYVGSEKQLRWLGPIHWVKGQPPLDNPPCFDGDDPSCDKSALSTLAILALGAGLTFVMFGVSSFLIFRKLMLEKELASMLWRIRWEDLQFGGSERYHKGAGSRLTLSLRGSSYGSLMTAHGKYQIFANTGLFKGNVVAIKHVNKKRMELTRQVLFELKHMRDIQFNHLTRFIGACIDPPNICIVTEYCPRGSLQDILENESINLDWMFRYALINDIVKGMAFLHNSIIGYHGSLKSSNCVVDSRFVLKITDYGLASFRQSHESEGNHALYAKKLWTAPELLQKGTLLPPPPAMQKADVYSFGIILQEIALRSGAFHVEGIELSPKEIVQKVCNGQPPYFRPTIDTRLHSEELAVLMERCWAQQPAERPDFAQIKAFVRRFNKEGSTSILDNLLSRMEQYANNLEKLVEERTQAYLEEKRKAENLLYQILPHSVAEQLKRGETVQAEAFDCVTIYFSDIVGFTSLSAESTPMQVVTLLNDLYTCFDAIIDNFDVYKVETIGDAYMVVSGLPVRNGKLHAHEIVRMALALLEAVKTFHIRHRPSEQLRLRIGVHSGPVCAGVVGLKMPRYCLFGDTVNTASRMESNGEALKIHISAATKEILDEFGCFLLELRGDVEMKGKGKMRTYWLLGEEKTAVI from the exons AtggccccgccggccccgccgctgctgccgctgctgctccTGGCCGCCTCGACCACCCTCGCGCCCGGCGCCGCCTCGGAGCGCGCGGAGAACGGCAGCGCGGCGGCGGCGTCCCTGCCGAGCGTACTGACGGTGGCCATGGTGCTGCCGCGGGACAACCCCAGCTACCCGTGGGCGCTGCCGCGCGTGGGCCCCGCCGTGGACCTGGCGCTGGAGGCGCTGGCGCCGGCGCTGCGGGcggccgggctggcggtgcggAAGGTGGCGGCCACCTCGGAGCTGAACGGCGCCTGCTCGGAGTCGGTGGCGCCGCTCAAGGCCGTCGACCTGAAGCTCTACCACGACCCGGACGTGCTGCTGGGCCCCGGCTGCGTGTACCCGGCGGCCGCCGTGGGCCGCTTCGCCGCGCACTGGAACCTGCCGCTGCTGACCGCGGGCGCCGTGGCCGCCGACTTCAGCCACAAGCAGCAGCACTTCAGCACCATGGTGCGCGTCGGGCCCTCCGCCCCCAAGCTGGGCGCCTTCGTGGCCCGCCTGCACGGCCACTTCAACTGGAGCTCGCGCGCCGCCCTGCTCTACGTGGACCGCAAGAGCGACGACCGGCCCTTCTACTTCACCATCGAGGGCGTCTACGAGGAGCTGCGCCGCGCCAGCCTGCTCGTCGGCTACCACATCTACGCGCCCCGCGACAACGGCAGCGCCGCCGGCGACGAGGCGGGGGGCCCGGACGCCGCCGTCCAGTTCATCCGGGCCAACGGGCGAG TCATCTACATCTGCGGCCCCCTGGAGATGCTGCACCAAGTGATGGGCCGGGCGCAGTCGGAGGGGCTGACGCAGGGCGACCACGTCTTCTTCTACCTGGACGTCTTTGGGGAGAGCCTGCAGGGGGAGGGGCCCCAGGGGGCTGCCCGGCCCTGGCGGAGCAAGGAGGGCCAGCCGGACTCGGGCACCTTGCGGGAGGCCTTCCAG ACCGTGCTGGTGATCACCTATCATGAGCCCCAAACTCCGGAGTACCGAGACTTCCAGGACCAGGTGATCCTACGGGCCCGGCAGGAGTATCAGGTGGAGCTCAGTGATTCCCTG AAAAACCTGGTGGCCGGCTGCTTCCACGATGGGCTTCTCCTCTACGCCTTGGCCCTGAACGAGACCCTCCGGGAGGGCGACACCAAGCTCAACAACAGCCGCATCCTGGAAAAGATGAGGGGGCGCAGGTTCCAGG GGGTCACTGGGACCGTCAGTATGGACCAGAACAACGACCGCGACACGGACTTCGACCTGTGGGCCATGACGGAGGGGGAGAGTGGCGAGTACCAG GTGGTTGGACACTACGTGGGATCAGAGAAGCAGCTGAGGTGGCTGGGCCCCATCCACTGGGTCAAGGGGCAGCCCCCTCTCGACAATCCCCCCTGCTTTGATGGGGACGACCCGTCCTGCGACAAAA GTGCGCTCAGCACCCTGGCGATCCTGGCGCTGGGGGCCGGACTCACCTTCGTCATGTTTGGCGTCTCCAGCTTCCTGATCTTCAG GAAGCTGATGCTGGAGAAAGAGCTGGCCAGCATGCTGTGGAGGATACGCTGGGAGGACCTGCAGTTTGGGGGCTCGGAGCGCTACCACAAGGGGGCAGGCAGCCGACTCACCCTCTCGCTG CGCGGCTCCAGCTACGGCTCCCTCATGACGGCCCACGGCAAGTACCAGATCTTTGCCAACACAGGACTCTTCAAG GGGAACGTGGTGGCCATTAAACACGTCAACAAGAAGCGGATGGAGCTGACGAGGCAGGTGCTGTTCGAGCTCAAACAC ATGCGGGATATCCAGTTCAACCACCTGACCCGGTTCATTGGGGCCTGCATTGACCCGCCCAACATCTGCATCGTGACCGAGTACTGTCCGCGCGGCAGTCTGCAG gatatcCTGGAGAACGAGAGCATCAACTTGGACTGGATGTTCCGATATGCCCTCATCAATGACATCGTCAAG gGCATGGCCTTCCTGCACAACAGCATCATCGGCTACCACGGCAGCCTCAAGTCCTCCAACTGCGTGGTGGACAGCCGCTTCGTGCTGAAGATCACGGATTACGGCCTGGCCAGCTTCCGCCAGAGCCACGAGAGTGAGGGCAACCACGCGCTCTACGCCA AGAAGCTGTGGACGGCCCCCGAGCTGCTCCAGAAGGGGACGCTGCTCCCGCCCCCCCCGGCCATGCAGAAGGCAGACGTCTACAGCTTTGGCATCATCCTGCAGGAGATCGCTCTGCGCAGCGGCGCCTTCCACGTGGAGGGCATAGAGCTCAGTCCCAAGG agattgtgCAGAAGGTGTGCAACGGCCAGCCACCCTATTTCCGGCCCACCATCGACACCCGTCTGCACAGCGAGGAGCTGGCTGTCCTGATGGAGCGCTGCTGGGCTCAGCAGCCGGCCGAGCGCCCAGACTTCGCCCAGATTAAGGCCTTCGTCCGGCGGTTCAACAA GGAGGGAAGTACCAGCATCCTGGACAACCTGTTGTCGCGCATGGAGCAGTACGCCAACAACCTGGAGAAGCTGGTGGAAGAGCGCACACAGGCCTACCTGGAGGAGAAGCGCAAGGCGGAGAACCTGCTCTACCAGATCCTGCCCCA TTCGGTGGCTGAGCAGCTGAAGCGGGGCGAGACGGTGCAGGCCGAAGCCTTCGATTGCGTCACCATCTACTTCAGCGACATTGTAGGGTTCACCTCCCTGTCAGCAGAGAGCACCCCCATGCAG GTGGTGACGCTGCTCAACGACCTCTACACTTGCTTTGATGCCATCATTGACAACTTTGACGTCTACAAG GTGGAGACCATTGGGGATGCCTACATGGTGGTGTCCGGCCTGCCTGTCCGGAACGGGAAGCTCCACGCCCACGAGATCGTCCGCATGGCCCTGGCGCTCCTGGAGGCTGTGAAGACCTTCCACATCCGCCACCGGCCCAGCGAGCAGCTGCGCCTGCGCATCGGGGTCCACTCTG ggccGGTGTGTGCAGGCGTGGTGGGCCTGAAGATGCCGCGCTATTGCCTCTTTGGGGACACGGTCAACACGGCTTCACGCATGGAGTCCAATGGCGAGG ccTTGAAGATCCACATCTCTGCCGCCACCAAGGAGATCCTGGACGAGTTTGGCTGCTTCCTGCTGGAGCTCCGGGGGGACGTGGAGATGAAG GGCAAAGGGAAGATGAGGACCTACTGGCTGCTGGGCGAAGAGAAGACGGCCGTTATCTGA
- the NPR2 gene encoding atrial natriuretic peptide receptor 2 isoform X1: MAPPAPPLLPLLLLAASTTLAPGAASERAENGSAAAASLPSVLTVAMVLPRDNPSYPWALPRVGPAVDLALEALAPALRAAGLAVRKVAATSELNGACSESVAPLKAVDLKLYHDPDVLLGPGCVYPAAAVGRFAAHWNLPLLTAGAVAADFSHKQQHFSTMVRVGPSAPKLGAFVARLHGHFNWSSRAALLYVDRKSDDRPFYFTIEGVYEELRRASLLVGYHIYAPRDNGSAAGDEAGGPDAAVQFIRANGRVIYICGPLEMLHQVMGRAQSEGLTQGDHVFFYLDVFGESLQGEGPQGAARPWRSKEGQPDSGTLREAFQTVLVITYHEPQTPEYRDFQDQVILRARQEYQVELSDSLKNLVAGCFHDGLLLYALALNETLREGDTKLNNSRILEKMRGRRFQGVTGTVSMDQNNDRDTDFDLWAMTEGESGEYQVVGHYVGSEKQLRWLGPIHWVKGQPPLDNPPCFDGDDPSCDKSALSTLAILALGAGLTFVMFGVSSFLIFRKLMLEKELASMLWRIRWEDLQFGGSERYHKGAGSRLTLSLRGSSYGSLMTAHGKYQIFANTGLFKGNVVAIKHVNKKRMELTRQVLFELKHMRDIQFNHLTRFIGACIDPPNICIVTEYCPRGSLQDILENESINLDWMFRYALINDIVKGMAFLHNSIIGYHGSLKSSNCVVDSRFVLKITDYGLASFRQSHESEGNHALYAKKLWTAPELLQKGTLLPPPPAMQKADVYSFGIILQEIALRSGAFHVEGIELSPKEIVQKVCNGQPPYFRPTIDTRLHSEELAVLMERCWAQQPAERPDFAQIKAFVRRFNKEGSTSILDNLLSRMEQYANNLEKLVEERTQAYLEEKRKAENLLYQILPHSVAEQLKRGETVQAEAFDCVTIYFSDIVGFTSLSAESTPMQVVTLLNDLYTCFDAIIDNFDVYKVETIGDAYMVVSGLPVRNGKLHAHEIVRMALALLEAVKTFHIRHRPSEQLRLRIGVHSGPVCAGVVGLKMPRYCLFGDTVNTASRMESNGEALKIHISAATKEILDEFGCFLLELRGDVEMKVGEGGAAEGGLPCQEGSRGPSRTRLLSGRAKGR; this comes from the exons AtggccccgccggccccgccgctgctgccgctgctgctccTGGCCGCCTCGACCACCCTCGCGCCCGGCGCCGCCTCGGAGCGCGCGGAGAACGGCAGCGCGGCGGCGGCGTCCCTGCCGAGCGTACTGACGGTGGCCATGGTGCTGCCGCGGGACAACCCCAGCTACCCGTGGGCGCTGCCGCGCGTGGGCCCCGCCGTGGACCTGGCGCTGGAGGCGCTGGCGCCGGCGCTGCGGGcggccgggctggcggtgcggAAGGTGGCGGCCACCTCGGAGCTGAACGGCGCCTGCTCGGAGTCGGTGGCGCCGCTCAAGGCCGTCGACCTGAAGCTCTACCACGACCCGGACGTGCTGCTGGGCCCCGGCTGCGTGTACCCGGCGGCCGCCGTGGGCCGCTTCGCCGCGCACTGGAACCTGCCGCTGCTGACCGCGGGCGCCGTGGCCGCCGACTTCAGCCACAAGCAGCAGCACTTCAGCACCATGGTGCGCGTCGGGCCCTCCGCCCCCAAGCTGGGCGCCTTCGTGGCCCGCCTGCACGGCCACTTCAACTGGAGCTCGCGCGCCGCCCTGCTCTACGTGGACCGCAAGAGCGACGACCGGCCCTTCTACTTCACCATCGAGGGCGTCTACGAGGAGCTGCGCCGCGCCAGCCTGCTCGTCGGCTACCACATCTACGCGCCCCGCGACAACGGCAGCGCCGCCGGCGACGAGGCGGGGGGCCCGGACGCCGCCGTCCAGTTCATCCGGGCCAACGGGCGAG TCATCTACATCTGCGGCCCCCTGGAGATGCTGCACCAAGTGATGGGCCGGGCGCAGTCGGAGGGGCTGACGCAGGGCGACCACGTCTTCTTCTACCTGGACGTCTTTGGGGAGAGCCTGCAGGGGGAGGGGCCCCAGGGGGCTGCCCGGCCCTGGCGGAGCAAGGAGGGCCAGCCGGACTCGGGCACCTTGCGGGAGGCCTTCCAG ACCGTGCTGGTGATCACCTATCATGAGCCCCAAACTCCGGAGTACCGAGACTTCCAGGACCAGGTGATCCTACGGGCCCGGCAGGAGTATCAGGTGGAGCTCAGTGATTCCCTG AAAAACCTGGTGGCCGGCTGCTTCCACGATGGGCTTCTCCTCTACGCCTTGGCCCTGAACGAGACCCTCCGGGAGGGCGACACCAAGCTCAACAACAGCCGCATCCTGGAAAAGATGAGGGGGCGCAGGTTCCAGG GGGTCACTGGGACCGTCAGTATGGACCAGAACAACGACCGCGACACGGACTTCGACCTGTGGGCCATGACGGAGGGGGAGAGTGGCGAGTACCAG GTGGTTGGACACTACGTGGGATCAGAGAAGCAGCTGAGGTGGCTGGGCCCCATCCACTGGGTCAAGGGGCAGCCCCCTCTCGACAATCCCCCCTGCTTTGATGGGGACGACCCGTCCTGCGACAAAA GTGCGCTCAGCACCCTGGCGATCCTGGCGCTGGGGGCCGGACTCACCTTCGTCATGTTTGGCGTCTCCAGCTTCCTGATCTTCAG GAAGCTGATGCTGGAGAAAGAGCTGGCCAGCATGCTGTGGAGGATACGCTGGGAGGACCTGCAGTTTGGGGGCTCGGAGCGCTACCACAAGGGGGCAGGCAGCCGACTCACCCTCTCGCTG CGCGGCTCCAGCTACGGCTCCCTCATGACGGCCCACGGCAAGTACCAGATCTTTGCCAACACAGGACTCTTCAAG GGGAACGTGGTGGCCATTAAACACGTCAACAAGAAGCGGATGGAGCTGACGAGGCAGGTGCTGTTCGAGCTCAAACAC ATGCGGGATATCCAGTTCAACCACCTGACCCGGTTCATTGGGGCCTGCATTGACCCGCCCAACATCTGCATCGTGACCGAGTACTGTCCGCGCGGCAGTCTGCAG gatatcCTGGAGAACGAGAGCATCAACTTGGACTGGATGTTCCGATATGCCCTCATCAATGACATCGTCAAG gGCATGGCCTTCCTGCACAACAGCATCATCGGCTACCACGGCAGCCTCAAGTCCTCCAACTGCGTGGTGGACAGCCGCTTCGTGCTGAAGATCACGGATTACGGCCTGGCCAGCTTCCGCCAGAGCCACGAGAGTGAGGGCAACCACGCGCTCTACGCCA AGAAGCTGTGGACGGCCCCCGAGCTGCTCCAGAAGGGGACGCTGCTCCCGCCCCCCCCGGCCATGCAGAAGGCAGACGTCTACAGCTTTGGCATCATCCTGCAGGAGATCGCTCTGCGCAGCGGCGCCTTCCACGTGGAGGGCATAGAGCTCAGTCCCAAGG agattgtgCAGAAGGTGTGCAACGGCCAGCCACCCTATTTCCGGCCCACCATCGACACCCGTCTGCACAGCGAGGAGCTGGCTGTCCTGATGGAGCGCTGCTGGGCTCAGCAGCCGGCCGAGCGCCCAGACTTCGCCCAGATTAAGGCCTTCGTCCGGCGGTTCAACAA GGAGGGAAGTACCAGCATCCTGGACAACCTGTTGTCGCGCATGGAGCAGTACGCCAACAACCTGGAGAAGCTGGTGGAAGAGCGCACACAGGCCTACCTGGAGGAGAAGCGCAAGGCGGAGAACCTGCTCTACCAGATCCTGCCCCA TTCGGTGGCTGAGCAGCTGAAGCGGGGCGAGACGGTGCAGGCCGAAGCCTTCGATTGCGTCACCATCTACTTCAGCGACATTGTAGGGTTCACCTCCCTGTCAGCAGAGAGCACCCCCATGCAG GTGGTGACGCTGCTCAACGACCTCTACACTTGCTTTGATGCCATCATTGACAACTTTGACGTCTACAAG GTGGAGACCATTGGGGATGCCTACATGGTGGTGTCCGGCCTGCCTGTCCGGAACGGGAAGCTCCACGCCCACGAGATCGTCCGCATGGCCCTGGCGCTCCTGGAGGCTGTGAAGACCTTCCACATCCGCCACCGGCCCAGCGAGCAGCTGCGCCTGCGCATCGGGGTCCACTCTG ggccGGTGTGTGCAGGCGTGGTGGGCCTGAAGATGCCGCGCTATTGCCTCTTTGGGGACACGGTCAACACGGCTTCACGCATGGAGTCCAATGGCGAGG ccTTGAAGATCCACATCTCTGCCGCCACCAAGGAGATCCTGGACGAGTTTGGCTGCTTCCTGCTGGAGCTCCGGGGGGACGTGGAGATGAAGGTGGGTGAGGGGGGGGCTGCTGAGGGGGGGCTGCCTTGCCAGGAAGGGAGCCGGGGCCCCTCACGCACGCGTCTGCTTTCCGGCAGGGCAAAGGGAAGATGA